The genomic stretch GCTGCCCAGCCGAGATGCCACTCGACCGCGATCAGCAGGCCGACTGCCCAGGCGCCTGCCGGCATCCCCGGGTTCCGTCGAGCAAACCACCTCCCTCCCGACCATGCCAGCCCGAGCCAGATCGCCCCACCGAGAGCGTACGCCCAGGTCAGGTGCGGGATGCGCAAGCCATAGCCGACCGTCAGCAACAGCGTCCAGAGTGGAGCGGTCGAGCCCGCGCTCGGTTGTCCCGGGACGAAGGACCATTCGCCGAGCCGGGCAAGGTTGCGAGCATAGGTCTGATGGATCCAGGCATCGTCCAGTGGGAAGCCAAGACGGAGCACCCCGGCGCTGCTAGCGAGAAACACAAGCATGCAGATGGCGACGAAAGCCGCCAGGACAAGAGGCTGCGCTCGCTGCCCGGGGTCTTTCATTCGGCCTCGCCCGGCGGCCCAATCCGGAACAGGTAGACCGGTGTCCCCTGGGGCGAAACTGCCTGGGCCCTCAGGGTAAGCCCGGCTTGCGACGTCGGCTGGTCATACAACCAGGCGAGATCTATGGGGTGGTCGGCTTCGAGCACGACCCAGGCCGCATCGTAGGCGGCAGCGGCTTGCAGAAGCGCGGCAAGATCACCGTCGGGGATCGGGATCACCGGCGAATCTACCGCCAGATACAGGCCGGGCGGATCGTTGGCGGCGATTGCCCCCGCCGTCCCTCGGATCTCAGGGAAGGCCCTGGCGATGGCCTGGTGACGCGCCTGGTTGGCCTGCCAGGCCCATCCACCGGCGACAGGCGCTACGGCCCGGGAGTGAAAGACCCACAGGCTGACCATTGCCGCCAACACGATGCAAGCGATGCCGAATCCGCGCCCGGCGCGCCCGGCATCCCACCCGCGCCGCCGAACGCCGACTTCGATGACCGCCGACAGCCCCACGGGTGCGACAGCCCACAGGAACGGCATCACCGCCGTGCTGGAGTGGAAGAACCCGCCACGCGGCCCGGCAAAGGGAAAGACGAAGGACATCATCAGCAGCAACAACGCCAGGTAGAGCAGGTTCGATCGGATGTACGGATGGCTGCGGCTTCGCCAGGCCCCGAGCGCCATCAGGGGCGCCAAGAAGACCAACCCGTTCACCACCACCAACGTCTGCAGATTCGACCAAAGTGCGGCCAGCCGCACACCGGCGATGGCACCGGCGCCGCTCGCCCACCAGCGGGCGGCCGTCAGCCCCGCCGCCGGGAAGGCATACAGGTCATCGTAGTCGGTGAACCACAGCGAGCGGCTCAGTCCTGCGGCGAAGGGACTCCCCACAACCATTTGGTTTCGAGCCCACCACGGCAGCATGATCAGCCCATACCCGACGACCAGCACGGCTGCACCCCGCAGGCGGGCGCCCGAAACCGTCAGGGCAGCCGCCAATCCTACGACCAGCATTAGCAGCCCATCGGCTCGGATCCAGTGGCACAAGGCGGCCAGCACCCCGGCCAGCAACCACCTTCCGCTGGTGGGCGCTTGGCGAGCGCTGGCGATGGCGAAGAGGGTGGCTGCGCCAACCCAGGCATACAGCGCGAAGGCATCGGTCGTCAGGAAGAAGGCAAGGAAGAAGCCCGGGAAGAGCGCCAACATCCCCGCCATCATCGCCCGGTCCCTGGCATGGAACAGCTGCA from Anaerolineales bacterium encodes the following:
- a CDS encoding glycosyltransferase family 39 protein → AGIPHPSNMYWMPGVSLLAAAAMAAFGDSFRAAQLPSILLTATLPMLVAWLSLQLFHARDRAMMAGMLALFPGFFLAFFLTTDAFALYAWVGAATLFAIASARQAPTSGRWLLAGVLAALCHWIRADGLLMLVVGLAAALTVSGARLRGAAVLVVGYGLIMLPWWARNQMVVGSPFAAGLSRSLWFTDYDDLYAFPAAGLTAARWWASGAGAIAGVRLAALWSNLQTLVVVNGLVFLAPLMALGAWRSRSHPYIRSNLLYLALLLLMMSFVFPFAGPRGGFFHSSTAVMPFLWAVAPVGLSAVIEVGVRRRGWDAGRAGRGFGIACIVLAAMVSLWVFHSRAVAPVAGGWAWQANQARHQAIARAFPEIRGTAGAIAANDPPGLYLAVDSPVIPIPDGDLAALLQAAAAYDAAWVVLEADHPIDLAWLYDQPTSQAGLTLRAQAVSPQGTPVYLFRIGPPGEAE